GTTCTTGCCCGCGTCGAGCGCCTGGTTGAGGATCAGCGACGTGTCCGCGACCATGGGCTTGACGCGGTCCGCGTACGCGAGGAGCTCCTCGACGGTCTCGTCGACCGTGATCGCGCGCCGGTTGTAGACCTTGACCAGCAGGTGGTTCTTCTGGTCGAGCGAGCCCTCGATCTTCTCCGCGAGGATCTTCTCGTCGAACAGGTCCCACATGCGGATGCCCACGCGGTTGATCTTGTCGGCGTACGCCGGCCCGATCCCGCGCCCGGTCGTCCCGATCCGGCGCTTGCCCAGGAAGCGCTCGCTCACCTTGTCCATGGTGCGGTGGTACCCGGTGATGACGTGCGCGCTCCCGGAGACCAGGAGGCGCGAGGCGTCCACCCCGCGCGAGATCAGGTCGTCGAGCTCCTGGAAGAGGACCTCGATGTCGACGACGACACCGTTCGCGATGACCGGGGTGACCCCGGGCGACAGGATGCCGGAGGGCAGCAGGTGCAGGGCGTACTTCTCGTCGCCGATGACGACCGTGTGCCCGGCATTGTTGCCGCCGTTGAACTTGACCACGTAGTCGACCCGCGACCCGAGGAGGTCGGTCGCCTTGCCCTTGCCTTCGTCGCCCCACTGGGCACCGATGAGCACCACGCCTGGCATGGATTCCCCACTTTCAGACTGCCTGTTCCTCGGACCAGGTCACGGACCGGCACCGACCGGCACGTACGTCAGGACTGTCCGGTCGGCGAACGACCGCGTCGCGCACCATCGACCGGAGGTCGACGCACGGCGCGTACCGCCGACGGGTCCTGCGCGGGCCCGAGGCGCGTCCGGGCGGCAGTCACCCGGAAGCCTGGACGAGTTTACCTGCCATTGACCTCGACGGGCCCCTCGGCCCACCGAGAACCTTCCCGCGGCCCGACGGCGTGGCGTGCGCGGCGTCGTCGGGCCGCGGGAAGTGCGTCCTGGCCAGGGCGGGAACGGCGTCAGCCCGCGAGAGCCGCGACCTCGTCGGCCGAGGTTCCCGAGTCCACCAGGAACTGGGAGCAACGCTCGGCCTCGGCGGTCTCCCCGATGAGCGACGCCGCGCGCGAGAGCGCGAGGAGCGCACGCAGGAAGCCCTGGTTCGGTGCGTGGTCGGCCGGGATCGGGCCCTGGCCGCGCCACCCCGCACGACGCAGCGCGTCGAGCCCCCGGTGGTAGCCCGTGCGGGCGAACGCGTAGGCGGTGACGGTCGAGCGCTCGTCGCCCTCCCGCAGCGTCGCCTCCGCCAGGAGCGCCCAGGGGAGCGAGGAAGCAGGGTGGGCGCCCGCGAGGGCGAAGTGGTCGTCCCCCCGGGCGATCGCCGCGTCGACGTCCGGCTCGGCCGGCAGACGGACGGGGGGCGGCCCGTCGAGGAGGTTGCGGTGCGTGGGTGCGTGAGACATCCAGCGATTCTCGCAGGCCCCTGACGAGCGCATGTGCAACGAGTCGCCCCGCAGCCTAGAGTCAGGGGCATGATCGAGATCTCCACGTCCCCCGCGACGACCACGCTCGTCATCGCAGGAGACCTCGATCTCGCGGAACGAGACCAGTTCCCGGAGATCGCGGCCCGCGTGGTCGGGCTGCGCCGCCAGCTCCTCGTGATCGACATGTGCCGGGTGACCTTCATGGACTCGACCGGCGCGGCCTTCCTCATCTCGCTCGCCGACTCCGGCCGCAAGCGCGGCGGGGCGACCGTGCTGCGCGGCTGCGACGACCGGGACCTGTTCGTCCTCGAGGTGTGCGGTGCGCTCGACCTGTTCCGCATCGACGCGGACCACCGGTGCGACCCGCCCGTGAGCGCCAGCGCCTGACGCGCCGGCCCCTCACGCCCTCCCGACGCACGGGACACGCGTGGCCGGGGCTCGTCAGCCCTCGTCGGACCTCGACGCGCGTTCTGCGCGCTCGGCACGTTCCGCGCGCTCGGCGGCCGGCCGGATCCGGGCCCACACGAGCTTGCCCGAGCCGGCCGGACGCCAGCCCCAGTCCGCGAGGCGCTCGACGATCTGCATCCCGAAACCACCCATGCGGTGGGCGTGCCCGTCGGTCGACACGGGCGGAGCAGGGTTGGAGTCCTCGACCTCGACACGCAGGCCGTCCCCGGTGTCGAAGAGCCGCAGCGCGAGGTGCCCCCACCCGTGCAGGACGCCGTTCGCGACGAGCTCCGAGACGACGAGCTCCGCGTTGGCGCTGTCGCCCAGGTCCCACGCCTGGCAGGTGCGCAGGACCGCGTGGCGCGCCCTCCCGATCGACGCGGGCTCGCTCGGCAGGAGCCAACGGCGGCTGCGAGGGCTCAGAGCCGACGTCACCGGGTCCGTCACGGGGTCGGGGACACGGACCACCACGAGCGCGACGTCGTCCTCGGGGGCGTCCGCGAGCCGCGACAGGAGCTCCTCGCCGATCCCCGCCGAGTCGATCGCGGTGATCGCGCGGGTCGCCTCG
This region of Oerskovia jenensis genomic DNA includes:
- a CDS encoding adenylosuccinate synthase gives rise to the protein MPGVVLIGAQWGDEGKGKATDLLGSRVDYVVKFNGGNNAGHTVVIGDEKYALHLLPSGILSPGVTPVIANGVVVDIEVLFQELDDLISRGVDASRLLVSGSAHVITGYHRTMDKVSERFLGKRRIGTTGRGIGPAYADKINRVGIRMWDLFDEKILAEKIEGSLDQKNHLLVKVYNRRAITVDETVEELLAYADRVKPMVADTSLILNQALDAGKNVLFEGGQATMLDVDHGTYPFVTSSNATAGGALTGSGVGPTKISSVIGVIKAYTTRVGEGPFPTELFDEMGEYLLKTGGEFGVTTGRARRCGWYDSVIARYSSRINGITDLVVTKLDILTGIPKIPVCVAYDVDGVRYDEMPTDQTAFHHAKPIYTEFDGWTEDISGCRTFEDLPANAQAYVRSLEELSGSRVSAIGVGPSRDAIIPLHDLLH
- a CDS encoding STAS domain-containing protein, whose translation is MIEISTSPATTTLVIAGDLDLAERDQFPEIAARVVGLRRQLLVIDMCRVTFMDSTGAAFLISLADSGRKRGGATVLRGCDDRDLFVLEVCGALDLFRIDADHRCDPPVSASA
- a CDS encoding DUF3151 domain-containing protein, which gives rise to MSHAPTHRNLLDGPPPVRLPAEPDVDAAIARGDDHFALAGAHPASSLPWALLAEATLREGDERSTVTAYAFARTGYHRGLDALRRAGWRGQGPIPADHAPNQGFLRALLALSRAASLIGETAEAERCSQFLVDSGTSADEVAALAG